The following coding sequences are from one Salvia hispanica cultivar TCC Black 2014 chromosome 3, UniMelb_Shisp_WGS_1.0, whole genome shotgun sequence window:
- the LOC125212982 gene encoding shaggy-related protein kinase kappa — MESAGLGHGGAGSSRSANNGSKVSSSSVDWLGREMLEMRLRDRVDPDDDRDSEPDVIDGVGAETGHVIRTTIGGRNGQSKQVVSYIAEHVVGTGSFGVVFQAKCRETGEIVAIKKVLQDKRYKNRELQIMQMLDHPNIVALKHSFFAKSEKEELYLNLVLEYVPETVNRIARQYSRMNQRMPLIYVKLYTYQICRALAYIHNCIGICHRDIKPQNLLVNPHTHQLKLCDFGSAKVLVKGEPNVSYICSRYYRAPELIFGATEYTTAIDIWSTGCVMAELLLGQPLFPGESGVDQLVEVIKVLGTPTREEIKCMNPNYTKFKFPQIKPHPWHKVFQKRLPPEAVDLVCRFFQYSPNLRCTALEACIHPFFDELRDPNTRLPNGRPLPPLFNFKPQELSGIPPETVHRLIPEHARGQNLFMAFNS; from the exons ATGGAATCTGCTGGCCTAGGACATGGGGGAGCTGGAAGTTCAAGATCTGCTAATAATGGCTCCAAAGTATCCTCTAGTTCAGTTGACTGGCTGGGAAGAGAAATGCTTGAAATGAGACTGAGGGATCGAGTGGACCCTGATGATGATAGG GACAGTGAACCTGATGTAATTGATGGTGTGGGTGCTGAAACAGGGCATGTAATAAGGACAACCATTGGGGGCCGGAATGGTCAATCCAAGCAG GTGGTAAGCTACATAGCAGAACACGTTGTTGGAACTGGTTCGTTTGGAGTGGTCTTTCAA GCGAAATGCAGAGAGACTGGAGAAATAGTTGCTATCAAGAAGGTTCTTCAGGACAAACGCTACAAAAATAGAGAGTTGCAGATTATGCAAATGTTGGACCATCCCAATATTGTAGCTCTAAAACATTCGTTTTTTGCAAAATCTGAGAAGGAAGAGCTTTACCTAAATCTCGTTTTGGAATATGTACCTGAAACTGTTAACCGGATTGCACGACAGTACAGCAGGATGAACCAGAGAATGCCTTTGATATACGTCAAACTTTACACATATCAG ATATGTCGAGCCCTTGCATACATACATAATTGCATTGGCATTTGTCACCGTGATATCAAGCCTCAAAATTTACTT GTGAATCCGCATACGCACCAACTAAAACTTTGTGACTTTGGAAGTGCCAAAGTTCTG GTTAAAGGAGAACCGAATGTTTCCTATATATGTTCAAGATATTACCGTGCTCCTGAACTCATTTTTGGCGCCACTGAGTATACAACTGCAATCGATATATGGTCAACTGGTTGTGTTATGGCTGAACTACTTCTTGGGCAG CCTTTGTTTCCTGGAGAGAGTGGAGTTGATCAACTTGTTGAAGTAATTAAG GTTTTGGGAACACCTACAAGAGAGGAGATAAAGTGCATGAACCCAAACTACACCAAGTTCAAGTTTCCACAAATCAAGCCCCATCCTTGGCACAAG GTCTTCCAGAAGCGTCTGCCCCCAGAGGCGGTGGACCTTGTATGTCGGTTTTTCCAGTACTCACCAAATCTAAGATGCACAGCT TTGGAAGCTTGTATTCATCCTTTCTTCGATGAACTGAGGGATCCCAACACTCGACTTCCAAATGGTCGCCCACTTCCTCCTCTCTTCAATTTTAAACCTCAAG AGCTTTCAGGTATTCCTCCTGAAACTGTTCACCGCCTCATTCCAGAGCATGCCAGGGGCCAGAACTTGTTCATGGCTTTCAACTCATAG
- the LOC125212981 gene encoding aspartic proteinase nepenthesin-1 — protein MYSSMAITLLLLLTLAVLATSTSRHSLEAAKTGFAVSLKHVDSGGNFTKLELLQRRMKRGRKRMERLYAMALASSDPSVSAPVHAGNGEFLMEISIGTPPSSYSAIVDTGSDLIWTQCKPCKQCFTSPNPIFDPKKSSSFSNLPCSSRLCAALPLSSCSADGSACEYLYTYGDYSSTQGVMATETFTFGKVSVPKVGFGCGLDNEGGGFNQGGGLVGLGRGPLSLVSQLDEPKFSYCLTSIDSTKQSKLIMGSLASVDAKDSIMTTPLLKNPSSPSFYYLNLQGITVGDTKLPIKESVFSIKGDGSGGMIIDSGTTITYLEGSAFEAVKKEFKRQVKLEVDESNETGLDLCFKVREGEEKVEVPKLVFHFEGADLDLPGENYMIGDASGVACLAMGGSSGMSIFGNVQQQNMQVVHDLVKEAISFLPKQCDDL, from the coding sequence ATGTATTCTTCAATGGCAATAACCCTACTACTTCTTCTCACCCTAGCGGTTTTAGCCACCTCCACTTCAAGGCACTCCCTTGAAGCCGCGAAAACCGGCTTCGCGGTGAGCCTAAAGCACGTGGACTCCGGCGGGAACTTCACCAAACTAGAGCTCCTCCAACGCCGGATGAAGCGCGGGAGAAAGCGGATGGAGAGGCTCTACGCAATGGCCCTTGCCTCCTCCGACCCCAGCGTCTCCGCCCCGGTCCACGCCGGCAACGGCGAGTTCCTCATGGAGATCTCCATCGGCACCCCGCCGTCGTCCTACTCCGCCATCGTGGACACCGGCAGCGACCTCATCTGGACCCAGTGCAAACCCTGCAAGCAATGCTTCACCTCCCCAAACCCTATCTTCGACCCCAAAAAATCCTCCTCCTTCTCCAACCTCCCTTGCTCCAGCCGCCTCTGCGCCGCCCTCCCCCTCTCCTCCTGCAGCGCCGACGGCTCCGCCTGCGAGTATCTATACACCTACGGCGACTACTCGTCCACGCAGGGCGTCATGGCCACGGAGACTTTTACATTTGGAAAAGTGTCCGTCCCCAAAGTCGGGTTCGGGTGCGGGCTAGACAACGAAGGAGGCGGGTTCAACCAGGGAGGCGGGCTAGTCGGGTTGGGCCGCGGCCCGCTCTCGTTAGTCTCCCAGCTCGACGAGCCCAAATTCTCCTACTGCCTCACATCCATCGATTCCACAAAGCAAAGCAAGCTAATCATGGGATCCTTAGCGAGCGTCGACGCTAAGGATTCAATCATGACGACGCCGCTGTTAAAAAATCCATCGTCTCCATCGTTCTACTATCTCAATTTACAAGGGATCACCGTGGGCGACACGAAGCTGCCGATCAAGGAGTCGGTTTTCAGCATCAAGGGGGACGGGAGCGGGGGGATGATCATCGATTCGGGGACGACGATCACGTACCTGGAGGGGAGCGCGTTCGAGGCGGTGAAGAAGGAGTTCAAGAGGCAGGTTAAGCTGGAGGTGGACGAGTCGAACGAGACGGGGTTGGATCTGTGCTTCAAGGTGCGGGAGGGGGAGGAGAAGGTGGAGGTGCCGAAGCTGGTGTTTCATTTCGAGGGGGCGGATTTGGATCTGCCGGGGGAGAACTACATGATCGGCGACGCGAGCGGGGTGGCGTGCTTGGCGATGGGGGGGTCGAGTGGGATGTCCATATTTGGGAATGTGCAGCAGCAGAATATGCAAGTGGTGCATGATCTTGTAAAGGAGGCGATTTCGTTTCTGCCTAAACAGTGTGATGACTTGTGA
- the LOC125212980 gene encoding probable LRR receptor-like serine/threonine-protein kinase At5g63710 isoform X1, which translates to MGEGSPHLSLKLFIKFVLLLLLPLCYCATNQPDIEGEALIDILEALNDSGHRIRDWDRHFVSPCFSWSHVTCRNGSVVTLSLPSNGFTGILSPSIAKLQFLVSLDLQQNNLSGTLPESLSSLSHLQILNLADNKFNGSIPSSWGQFSDLKHLVVRGNQLSGSLPESLTNITGLLEIDVSSNDLTGIVPQQLFSLPTFNFTATHLTCGSNLKQPCVSTSSTPVTKRKSKVQVVVTAASIAAFSLLLLGAIVGYRSRRMPKLKDVFVDVEGHDSSEIQLGQIKRFSVRELQLATDNFSESNVIGQGGYGKVYRGVLTDDTRVAVKRLMDYRSPGGEAAFIREIQLISIAVHKNLLRLIGFCTTETEKILVYPFMHNLSVAYRLRELKAGEKGLDWGARKRIAFGTAHGLEYLHEHCNPKIIHRDMKAANILLNEDLEPVLGDFGLAKLMDTKVTHVTTQIRGTMGHIAPEYLSTGKSSEKTDVFGYGITLLELVTGQRAIDLSRLDEEEDVLLLDHIKKVVREKGVEGIVDEKLRSYNRVEAERIVQVAMLCTQSMPEDRPKMAEVVRMLQGIGLAERWAEWEQHEQLRIQQNSLMPHNFMWAEDSAHDQQAIQLSQPR; encoded by the exons ATGGGTGAAGGctctcctcatctctctttgAAGCTGTTCATCAAATTTGTTCTGCTCTTGCTTCTCCCTCTATGTTACTGTGCCACAAACCAGCCAGACATTGAAG GTGAGGCATTAATCGATATTCTAGAAGCTCTCAACGATTCGGGCCATAGAATTCGAGATTGGGATAGACATTTTGTGAGCCCTTGTTTCAGTTGGTCTCATGTCACCTGCAGAAACGGAAGTGTAGTAACTCT GAGTTTGCCTTCTAATGGATTCACAGGGATTCTCTCACCATCTATtgcaaaattacaatttcttgtTAGCTT GGATTTGCAGCAAAACAATCTGTCTGGCACATTACCTGAATCACTTAGCAGCCTTTCACATCTCCAGATCTTGAATTTAGCCGACAATAAATTCAACGGCTCCATTCCATCGTCGTGGGGTCAGTTTTCCGACCTCAAACATCT GGTTGTGAGAGGAAACCAGTTGAGTGGATCTTTACCAGAATCACTAACAAACATAACTGGCTTATTGGAAAT AGATGTTTCTTCCAATGATTTGACTGGAATTGTTCCTCAGCAACTGTTTTCCTTACCAACCTTTAA CTTTACAGCTACTCATCTCACATGTGGTAGTAACCTCAAACAACCTTGTGTCTCAACCTCCTCTACACCAg TTACAAAGAGAAAATCAAAGGTTCAGGTTGTTGTGACTGCAGCAAGCATTGCCGCATTCTCCCTCCTCCTGCTCGGGGCCATCGTTGGATACCGGTCTCGTCGCATGCCTAAGCTCAAAGACGTATTCGTCGACGTAGAAG GACATGATTCGAGCGAGATTCAGTTGGGACAGATCAAAAGATTCTCAGTACGCGAACTGCAGCTAGCGACCGATAATTTTAGCGAGAGCAACGTAATTGGGCAAGGAGGCTACGGAAAAGTGTACAGAGGAGTGTTGACGGATGACACTAGAGTAGCCGTGAAACGGTTGATGGACTACCGTAGTCCAGGCGGTGAGGCTGCGTTTATACGGGAGATTCAACTCATCAGCATCGCTGTTCACAAGAATTTGCTTCGCCTCATCGGATTCTGCACCACCGAGACTGAGAAAATCCTCGTCTATCCGTTCATGCACAACCTCAGCGTTGCCTATCGCCTCAGAG AGCTGAAAGCAGGGGAGAAAGGGCTAGATTGGGGCGCTAGAAAGCGCATAGCGTTTGGGACCGCGCACGGGCTAGAATACCTGCACGAGCACTGCAATCCGAAGATCATCCACCGTGACATGAAGGCCGCAAACATACTTCTTAACGAAGATTTGGAGCCCGTGCTCGGAGATTTCGGACTAGCCAAGCTCATGGATACCAAAGTGACTCATGTCACCACCCAAATACGCGGCACGATGGGGCATATCGCGCCTGAGTATTTATCCACCGGGAAATCTTCTGAGAAGACCGATGTGTTTGGGTACGGCATAACTCTGCTAGAGCTCGTCACCGGGCAGCGTGCTATCGACCTCTCTCGCCTGGACGAAGAGGAGGATGTTCTGCTTCTTGATCAT ATAAAGAAGGTggtgagagagaaaggggtGGAGGGGATAGTGGATGAGAAGCTGAGGAGCTACAACAGGGTGGAAGCGGAGAGGATCGTGCAAGTAGCGATGCTGTGCACGCAGAGTATGCCGGAAGATCGGCCGAAGATGGCGGAGGTGGTGAGGATGCTGCAGGGGATTGGGTTGGCGGAGAGATGGGCGGAATGGGAGCAACATGAACAGCTTAGGATCCAACAAAACTCACTCATGCCTCACAACTTCATGTGGGCTGAAGATTCTGCTCATGACCAACAAGCCATACAATTGTCACAACCCAGGTAG
- the LOC125212980 gene encoding probable LRR receptor-like serine/threonine-protein kinase At5g63710 isoform X2 produces MSPAETEVSLPSNGFTGILSPSIAKLQFLVSLDLQQNNLSGTLPESLSSLSHLQILNLADNKFNGSIPSSWGQFSDLKHLVVRGNQLSGSLPESLTNITGLLEIDVSSNDLTGIVPQQLFSLPTFNFTATHLTCGSNLKQPCVSTSSTPVTKRKSKVQVVVTAASIAAFSLLLLGAIVGYRSRRMPKLKDVFVDVEGHDSSEIQLGQIKRFSVRELQLATDNFSESNVIGQGGYGKVYRGVLTDDTRVAVKRLMDYRSPGGEAAFIREIQLISIAVHKNLLRLIGFCTTETEKILVYPFMHNLSVAYRLRELKAGEKGLDWGARKRIAFGTAHGLEYLHEHCNPKIIHRDMKAANILLNEDLEPVLGDFGLAKLMDTKVTHVTTQIRGTMGHIAPEYLSTGKSSEKTDVFGYGITLLELVTGQRAIDLSRLDEEEDVLLLDHIKKVVREKGVEGIVDEKLRSYNRVEAERIVQVAMLCTQSMPEDRPKMAEVVRMLQGIGLAERWAEWEQHEQLRIQQNSLMPHNFMWAEDSAHDQQAIQLSQPR; encoded by the exons ATGTCACCTGCAGAAACGGAAGT GAGTTTGCCTTCTAATGGATTCACAGGGATTCTCTCACCATCTATtgcaaaattacaatttcttgtTAGCTT GGATTTGCAGCAAAACAATCTGTCTGGCACATTACCTGAATCACTTAGCAGCCTTTCACATCTCCAGATCTTGAATTTAGCCGACAATAAATTCAACGGCTCCATTCCATCGTCGTGGGGTCAGTTTTCCGACCTCAAACATCT GGTTGTGAGAGGAAACCAGTTGAGTGGATCTTTACCAGAATCACTAACAAACATAACTGGCTTATTGGAAAT AGATGTTTCTTCCAATGATTTGACTGGAATTGTTCCTCAGCAACTGTTTTCCTTACCAACCTTTAA CTTTACAGCTACTCATCTCACATGTGGTAGTAACCTCAAACAACCTTGTGTCTCAACCTCCTCTACACCAg TTACAAAGAGAAAATCAAAGGTTCAGGTTGTTGTGACTGCAGCAAGCATTGCCGCATTCTCCCTCCTCCTGCTCGGGGCCATCGTTGGATACCGGTCTCGTCGCATGCCTAAGCTCAAAGACGTATTCGTCGACGTAGAAG GACATGATTCGAGCGAGATTCAGTTGGGACAGATCAAAAGATTCTCAGTACGCGAACTGCAGCTAGCGACCGATAATTTTAGCGAGAGCAACGTAATTGGGCAAGGAGGCTACGGAAAAGTGTACAGAGGAGTGTTGACGGATGACACTAGAGTAGCCGTGAAACGGTTGATGGACTACCGTAGTCCAGGCGGTGAGGCTGCGTTTATACGGGAGATTCAACTCATCAGCATCGCTGTTCACAAGAATTTGCTTCGCCTCATCGGATTCTGCACCACCGAGACTGAGAAAATCCTCGTCTATCCGTTCATGCACAACCTCAGCGTTGCCTATCGCCTCAGAG AGCTGAAAGCAGGGGAGAAAGGGCTAGATTGGGGCGCTAGAAAGCGCATAGCGTTTGGGACCGCGCACGGGCTAGAATACCTGCACGAGCACTGCAATCCGAAGATCATCCACCGTGACATGAAGGCCGCAAACATACTTCTTAACGAAGATTTGGAGCCCGTGCTCGGAGATTTCGGACTAGCCAAGCTCATGGATACCAAAGTGACTCATGTCACCACCCAAATACGCGGCACGATGGGGCATATCGCGCCTGAGTATTTATCCACCGGGAAATCTTCTGAGAAGACCGATGTGTTTGGGTACGGCATAACTCTGCTAGAGCTCGTCACCGGGCAGCGTGCTATCGACCTCTCTCGCCTGGACGAAGAGGAGGATGTTCTGCTTCTTGATCAT ATAAAGAAGGTggtgagagagaaaggggtGGAGGGGATAGTGGATGAGAAGCTGAGGAGCTACAACAGGGTGGAAGCGGAGAGGATCGTGCAAGTAGCGATGCTGTGCACGCAGAGTATGCCGGAAGATCGGCCGAAGATGGCGGAGGTGGTGAGGATGCTGCAGGGGATTGGGTTGGCGGAGAGATGGGCGGAATGGGAGCAACATGAACAGCTTAGGATCCAACAAAACTCACTCATGCCTCACAACTTCATGTGGGCTGAAGATTCTGCTCATGACCAACAAGCCATACAATTGTCACAACCCAGGTAG
- the LOC125212983 gene encoding U-box domain-containing protein 26-like, producing MKCEEISIPPYFRCPISLDLFEDPVTLWTGQTYDRSCIERWLAAGNSTCPVTMQKLVDSSMVPNHTLRHLIQEWLHSHGYSLDDWAHPVARIKQIIESDEFDSETKITALEDLHSLSQDLPHKNSCLITFGFFEILVFQIFKNVGRSGSLMLVEKALSSALNLMPFSELGSLNILKQDDNYTVMLSLLEESSVFIKNGLCLVIEAISRERKMKPLCEKLGNSDRIVRAIVDMVKQHDSEEAIRAVSALSLLESNRGNIVRHGAVEGLVACLSSAEAQRRSAAVGAIEKLVAERGGREAVVKHPWGLRGVVKMVFKVCEHEGSESAVNTLLVLCAESEGARERAIGEGVLTQLLLLLQSQTGSRTKAKARLLLKLLRSKSSVL from the coding sequence ATGAAGTGTGAGGAAATCAGCATCCCTCCCTACTTCAGGTGCCCTATAAGCCTCGACTTGTTCGAGGATCCAGTCACTCTTTGGACCGGCCAAACCTACGACCGATCATGCATCGAGAGATGGCTAGCTGCCGGGAATTCAACGTGCCCCGTCACAATGCAGAAGCTCGTAGACTCCTCCATGGTGCCGAACCACACGCTTCGCCATTTGATCCAAGAATGGCTCCACTCCCACGGCTACTCTCTCGATGACTGGGCTCACCCGGTTGCTAGGATCAAGCAGATCATCGAGTCGGATGAGTTTGATTCGGAGACTAAGATCACTGCCTTGGAAGACCTCCATTCCCTCTCCCAAGACCTCCCTCACAAGAACTCTTGCTTGATCACCTTCGGCTTCTTCGAGATTCTGgtttttcaaatattcaagAATGTGGGGAGGAGTGGTAGTTTGATGCTTGTTGAAAAAGCTCTATCGTCTGCTCTGAATCTAATGCCATTTAGCGAGCTGGGGTCgttgaatatattaaaacaaGACGATAACTATACAGTGATGCTCTCTTTACTCGAAGAAAGCTCTGTATTCATCAAGAATGGGCTGTGCCTTGTGATCGAGGCAATCTCAAGGGAGAGAAAGATGAAGCCTCTCTGCGAGAAGCTCGGGAATTCAGACAGAATCGTTCGAGCAATAGTGGATATGGTTAAGCAGCACGACTCCGAGGAGGCTATCAGAGCGGTTTCAGCACTCTCTTTGTTGGAGTCGAACCGAGGGAACATTGTGAGGCATGGCGCGGTGGAAGGGCTCGTGGCGTGTTTGTCGAGCGCAGAGGCGCAGAGGAGAAGCGCGGCGGTGGGGGCGATTGAGAAGCTTGTGGCGGAGAGGGGTGGGAGAGAGGCGGTGGTGAAGCATCCATGGGGGTTGAGGGGGGTGGTGAAGATGGTGTTCAAAGTGTGTGAGCATGAAGGGAGTGAGAGTGCGGTGAATACGCTGTTGGTGTTGTGTGCGGAGAGCGAGGGGGCGAGGGAGAGGGCGATTGGGGAAGGAGTGTTGACGcagttgctgctgctgctgcagaGCCAGACCGGTTCGAGGACGAAAGCTAAGGCCAGGCTGCTGCTCAAGTTGCTAAGATCCAAATCATCTGTCTTGTAG